One genomic region from Nostoc sphaeroides encodes:
- a CDS encoding GspE/PulE family protein, translating into MNSSPQRRSTALTTRTEFSPFGNKLVQSGYVNTEQMRQALIESRKSGRPLTEVLEAITGQQLSPELLRQYKKQQLFELKILYGVEFLDPEVNSFGNTEMANLIETLIPVDICRRHRLVPLSKHEDQTPPSVLVAMVAPDNLEASDDLNRILRPQGLALQRMVITQEDYQQLINQYLDEMAVKQKHLERENSTDISQDLENLGNLDIEDAPEEMEADLGAAMKGAEDAPVINLVNRILAKALHEGVSDIHIEPQEENLRIRFRKDGVLREAFPSMPKKIIPAVTARFKIISNLDIAERRLPQDGRIRRLFEGRKVDFRVNTLPSRYGEKVVLRILDNSSTQLGLDKLITDPETLNIVKDMVSRPFGLILVTGPTGSGKTTSLYSALSEKNDPGINISTVEDPIEYSLPGITQVQVIREKGLDFATALRAFLRQDPDVLLVGETRDKETAKTAIEAALTGHLVLTTLHTNDAPGAIARLGEMGIEPFMVSSSLIGVLAQRLVRRVCSECRIAYTPTTEELARYGLSASSDVAVSFYKANTLTLDAIAEAKTKNQLCSKCNGVGYKGRCGVYEVMRVTENLQTLINEDAPTERIKEVAIEEGMKTLLAYSLDLVREGSTTLEEVERVTFTDTGLEAELKAKRKTGLTCRTCEATLKPEWLDCPYCMTSRF; encoded by the coding sequence ATGAACTCGTCACCACAACGGCGCAGTACCGCTCTAACTACCAGAACAGAGTTTTCGCCCTTTGGCAACAAGCTAGTGCAATCTGGCTATGTCAATACCGAACAGATGAGGCAGGCACTAATTGAAAGCCGCAAATCTGGCAGACCCTTAACGGAAGTACTAGAGGCAATCACTGGGCAACAACTATCACCTGAGTTGCTCAGGCAATACAAAAAACAGCAGCTATTTGAACTAAAAATACTATACGGTGTTGAATTCCTTGATCCGGAAGTCAACTCCTTTGGCAACACGGAGATGGCGAACCTGATTGAAACCCTCATCCCGGTGGATATTTGCCGTCGCCATCGTTTAGTACCACTATCGAAACACGAAGACCAAACCCCGCCCTCAGTTTTAGTGGCGATGGTGGCTCCAGATAATCTAGAGGCTTCTGATGACCTAAATCGCATCTTGCGCCCCCAAGGCTTGGCCTTGCAGCGCATGGTGATTACCCAGGAAGACTACCAACAGCTAATCAACCAATATTTGGATGAAATGGCTGTTAAGCAAAAGCACCTGGAACGAGAAAACTCTACAGATATTAGTCAGGATTTAGAAAATCTCGGAAATCTCGATATTGAGGATGCTCCTGAAGAAATGGAGGCTGATCTAGGAGCAGCCATGAAGGGTGCAGAGGATGCCCCAGTTATCAACCTAGTCAACAGAATCCTGGCTAAAGCCTTGCATGAGGGCGTTTCTGACATTCATATCGAACCGCAAGAAGAAAACTTACGCATTCGTTTTCGGAAAGATGGCGTACTGCGTGAAGCTTTCCCCTCAATGCCGAAAAAAATCATTCCGGCGGTGACAGCTCGATTTAAAATCATCTCCAATCTCGACATTGCCGAACGTCGTCTACCACAAGATGGACGCATCCGGCGGCTGTTTGAGGGACGTAAGGTGGATTTTCGTGTGAATACCTTGCCCAGTCGCTACGGGGAAAAGGTGGTGCTGCGGATTTTGGATAACTCCTCTACCCAACTGGGATTAGATAAGTTAATTACCGATCCAGAGACTTTGAATATTGTCAAGGATATGGTCAGCCGTCCCTTTGGTCTAATTTTGGTAACTGGGCCAACTGGTTCTGGAAAAACAACTTCGCTGTATTCTGCATTATCAGAAAAGAATGATCCCGGAATTAATATTAGTACTGTGGAAGACCCCATTGAGTACAGTCTTCCAGGGATTACTCAAGTACAGGTGATTCGAGAAAAAGGGCTGGATTTTGCTACCGCTTTGCGGGCTTTCTTGCGGCAAGATCCAGATGTGCTGCTGGTGGGTGAAACGCGGGATAAGGAAACGGCAAAAACAGCAATTGAAGCTGCGTTAACTGGTCACTTGGTATTAACTACCTTACATACCAATGATGCCCCAGGTGCGATCGCTCGTTTGGGAGAAATGGGGATTGAGCCTTTCATGGTTTCTAGTTCCCTAATTGGCGTTTTAGCTCAACGTTTGGTGCGGCGTGTATGTTCTGAATGTCGGATTGCCTACACTCCCACAACGGAGGAATTGGCTCGTTATGGTCTATCAGCTTCCTCGGATGTCGCAGTTAGCTTCTATAAGGCTAACACCTTGACATTAGATGCGATCGCAGAAGCTAAAACCAAAAATCAGCTTTGCTCAAAATGTAATGGGGTCGGCTACAAAGGGCGTTGTGGTGTTTATGAAGTCATGCGAGTCACCGAAAACCTGCAAACTCTCATCAACGAAGATGCACCCACAGAACGCATCAAGGAAGTGGCAATAGAAGAGGGCATGAAAACC